The Lentzea guizhouensis genome contains a region encoding:
- a CDS encoding YbaB/EbfC family nucleoid-associated protein has product MHRVDQQFANIGEMQQQLTELEAVATSADRAVTVVAGPSGSIKDIRLTDLAMRRPPHALAAELMSTLQKAVAEAARRQAGIVEGAMGDDMHLKDQVLETQAQLFGMSKEDLARATAEQDAAPATPQQAPQPTPPAPPVPPRAPVPPAPQAGQVRQPPPPPQRRPAQESGEDFFDQNVLRGDSWQSRSQQPPPSAPPKQGGYLNLYDDEDGR; this is encoded by the coding sequence ATGCATCGCGTGGACCAGCAGTTCGCCAACATCGGCGAGATGCAACAGCAGCTCACCGAGCTGGAAGCTGTCGCCACCTCGGCGGACAGAGCGGTCACCGTCGTGGCCGGCCCCTCGGGGTCCATCAAGGACATCCGCCTCACCGACCTGGCCATGCGCCGTCCGCCGCACGCGCTGGCCGCGGAGCTGATGTCCACCCTGCAGAAGGCCGTCGCCGAAGCCGCACGCAGGCAGGCAGGCATCGTCGAGGGTGCGATGGGCGACGACATGCACCTCAAGGACCAGGTGCTGGAAACCCAGGCGCAACTCTTCGGCATGTCCAAAGAGGACCTGGCCCGCGCCACCGCGGAACAGGACGCGGCCCCGGCCACGCCCCAGCAGGCGCCCCAGCCGACTCCTCCCGCACCGCCCGTTCCGCCGCGCGCACCGGTTCCACCCGCGCCGCAGGCAGGTCAGGTCCGGCAGCCGCCGCCACCGCCGCAGCGCAGGCCCGCGCAGGAGTCCGGAGAGGACTTCTTCGACCAGAACGTGCTGCGCGGCGACTCGTGGCAGTCCCGCTCGCAGCAGCCACCTCCGTCGGCGCCTCCGAAGCAGGGCGGCTACCTGAACCTCTACGACGATGAGGACGGACGATGA
- a CDS encoding A/G-specific adenine glycosylase, with product MNHELLLGWWDTAARDLPWRRPECTAWGVLISEIMLQQTPVSRVEPIWHEWLAKWPVPSAMAAAPQGEVLRMWGKLGYPRRALRLHEAATAIARDHGDVVPSDVETLESLPGIGSYTARAVATFAYGQKCAVVDTNVRRVVARAVHGAGDAGPPSTKRDLRDVEAILPEDQHDAAVFSAALMELGALICTARNQKCADCPLYAECAWQRNGRPAYAGPVKKVQQFAGTDRQVRGKLLDVLRGSPGPVPKVQLDLVWNDVTQREKCLVSLLDDGLVEQTRDGLFALPGEH from the coding sequence ATGAATCACGAGTTGCTGCTGGGCTGGTGGGACACCGCCGCCCGCGACCTGCCGTGGCGCCGTCCCGAGTGCACCGCCTGGGGTGTGCTGATCAGCGAGATCATGCTGCAGCAGACGCCGGTGAGCCGCGTGGAACCGATCTGGCACGAGTGGCTGGCGAAGTGGCCGGTGCCCAGTGCGATGGCCGCGGCCCCGCAGGGCGAGGTGCTGCGGATGTGGGGCAAGCTCGGCTACCCGAGGCGCGCGCTGCGGTTGCACGAGGCGGCCACGGCCATTGCGCGCGATCACGGTGATGTCGTGCCGTCGGACGTGGAGACGCTGGAGTCGTTGCCGGGCATCGGCAGCTACACGGCCCGTGCGGTGGCCACGTTCGCGTACGGGCAGAAGTGCGCCGTCGTGGACACGAACGTCCGCCGGGTCGTCGCGCGCGCTGTGCACGGTGCGGGCGATGCCGGGCCACCGTCGACGAAGCGCGATCTGCGTGACGTCGAGGCGATCCTGCCGGAGGACCAGCACGACGCCGCCGTGTTCAGCGCCGCGTTGATGGAGCTCGGCGCGTTGATCTGCACGGCGAGGAACCAGAAGTGCGCCGACTGCCCGCTCTACGCCGAGTGCGCGTGGCAGCGCAACGGACGTCCGGCCTACGCGGGACCGGTGAAGAAGGTGCAGCAGTTCGCGGGCACCGACCGGCAGGTGCGGGGCAAGCTGCTCGACGTGCTGCGCGGCTCCCCCGGCCCGGTGCCGAAGGTCCAGCTCGACCTCGTCTGGAACGACGTCACGCAACGGGAGAAGTGCCTGGTCTCCCTGCTCGACGACGGCCTGGTGGAGCAGACGCGCGACGGCCTGTTCGCGCTGCCGGGAGAACACTGA
- a CDS encoding alpha/beta fold hydrolase, giving the protein MRLIIPVSVVEFGGTGQGVLLLHGLMSRATAWWPVAQWLTPHGRVVGIDARGHGRNPHRGPFRTEDFVADAARAIEELDLGPAVVVGHSMGGLHAWCLAASRPDLVSAIVVEDFAPDNRGRTIDEWKWFFDAWPVPFQSLAHVTSFFGAPVFAEYFEEREDGWHLIAAMDDLYEIAAEWGTRAYWEQIAAVRCPSLVIEAGQGGQLPEQMVEAARLSGGQYLYVPEAGHLVHATAPWVYRGAVEAFLSTSISPV; this is encoded by the coding sequence ATGCGTTTAATCATCCCCGTGTCGGTGGTGGAGTTCGGCGGAACCGGTCAAGGCGTCCTGCTGTTGCACGGCCTGATGAGCAGGGCCACCGCCTGGTGGCCCGTGGCGCAGTGGCTGACACCACACGGCCGCGTGGTCGGGATCGACGCGCGGGGGCACGGCCGAAACCCGCACCGCGGCCCCTTCCGCACCGAGGACTTCGTCGCCGACGCGGCTCGCGCCATCGAGGAGCTCGACCTCGGGCCCGCTGTCGTGGTCGGGCACTCCATGGGCGGGCTGCACGCGTGGTGTCTCGCGGCATCCCGTCCGGACCTGGTCAGCGCGATTGTGGTCGAGGACTTCGCCCCGGACAACAGGGGCCGCACGATCGACGAGTGGAAGTGGTTCTTCGACGCCTGGCCGGTGCCGTTCCAGTCGCTCGCGCACGTGACGTCGTTCTTCGGCGCGCCGGTGTTCGCCGAGTACTTCGAGGAACGCGAAGACGGCTGGCACCTGATCGCGGCGATGGACGACCTCTACGAGATCGCCGCCGAGTGGGGCACGCGGGCGTACTGGGAGCAGATCGCCGCGGTGCGCTGCCCGTCGCTGGTCATCGAGGCAGGTCAGGGCGGCCAGCTACCGGAGCAGATGGTGGAGGCGGCGCGGTTGTCCGGCGGGCAGTACCTCTACGTCCCCGAAGCCGGGCACTTGGTGCACGCCACCGCGCCGTGGGTCTACCGCGGTGCCGTGGAGGCCTTCTTGAGCACGTCGATCTCGCCGGTCTGA
- a CDS encoding beta-class carbonic anhydrase, protein MTAIDELLKRNYELGNVVPGDRSSAKPSLQVAILTCMDSRIRVFEIFGLKQGEAHVLRNAGGVVTDDMIRSLALSQRKLGTREVLLVHHTNCGLEMVTEDDFKDELEADTGLRPTWAVEAFKVVEQSVRGSMARLRRSPFIPHTDKIRGFVYDVHTGELREVDAAETAAA, encoded by the coding sequence ATGACCGCGATCGACGAGCTGCTCAAGCGGAACTACGAGCTCGGGAACGTGGTTCCCGGAGATCGTTCGTCCGCGAAGCCGTCCCTGCAGGTGGCAATCCTGACCTGCATGGACTCGCGCATCCGGGTGTTCGAGATCTTCGGTTTGAAGCAGGGTGAGGCGCACGTGCTGCGCAACGCGGGCGGTGTCGTCACCGACGACATGATCCGCTCGCTGGCGCTGAGCCAGCGCAAGCTGGGCACGCGTGAGGTGCTGCTGGTCCACCACACGAACTGCGGCCTCGAGATGGTGACCGAGGACGACTTCAAGGACGAGCTGGAGGCCGACACCGGTCTGCGGCCGACCTGGGCCGTCGAGGCGTTCAAGGTCGTGGAGCAGAGCGTGCGCGGTTCGATGGCCCGTCTTCGCCGCAGCCCGTTCATCCCGCACACGGACAAGATCCGCGGGTTCGTCTACGACGTGCACACCGGCGAGCTGCGCGAGGTCGACGCCGCGGAGACCGCCGCCGCCTGA
- a CDS encoding antibiotic biosynthesis monooxygenase family protein, translating to MAVVKINAIKVPEGNGPELEKRFAARLGAVDNQPGFLGFELLRPVAGEDRYFVVTHWETHEDFVAWRDGQAGAAAHAGERAKPVASGADLLEFEVVLGSKPQQ from the coding sequence ATGGCAGTCGTGAAGATCAACGCGATCAAGGTCCCCGAAGGCAACGGCCCCGAGCTGGAGAAGCGCTTCGCCGCCCGGCTCGGTGCGGTCGACAACCAGCCCGGCTTCCTCGGCTTCGAGCTCCTGCGGCCGGTCGCGGGCGAGGACCGCTACTTCGTCGTCACGCACTGGGAGACGCACGAGGACTTCGTGGCGTGGCGCGACGGCCAGGCCGGCGCCGCAGCGCACGCCGGTGAGCGCGCCAAGCCCGTGGCCTCCGGTGCCGACCTGCTGGAGTTCGAGGTCGTGCTGGGGAGCAAGCCCCAGCAGTGA
- a CDS encoding WXG100 family type VII secretion target, translated as MSGFDVNPEELRQFASKLDGHRSSAVRIGELVGKADVGDKSWGVVGIFVKDQYTQLLGDLKDTLDAMQEGLQSGSDKFRDTADGYAQQEEALKQLLDGIQVERG; from the coding sequence ATGAGCGGCTTCGACGTCAACCCGGAGGAGCTCCGGCAGTTCGCGAGCAAGCTCGACGGCCACCGCAGTTCAGCCGTCAGGATCGGCGAACTCGTCGGCAAGGCCGACGTCGGGGACAAGTCGTGGGGTGTCGTCGGGATCTTCGTCAAGGACCAGTACACGCAGCTGCTCGGTGACCTCAAGGACACGCTCGACGCCATGCAGGAAGGACTCCAGTCCGGTTCCGACAAGTTCCGCGACACCGCTGACGGCTACGCGCAACAGGAGGAGGCGCTGAAGCAGCTCCTCGACGGCATCCAGGTCGAGCGGGGATAG
- a CDS encoding SIR2 family NAD-dependent protein deacylase: MTADSASIERAAELIAGADAVLVCAGAGIGVDSGLPDFRGTEGFWRAYPPYERLGLKFEEIADPVHFADDPALAWGFYGHRLALYRSTVPHEGFEVLRSWDARIFTSNVDGQFQKAGLTDVAEVHGSIHHAQCVEPCTDDIWECSFDVAVDPESMRALDPLPTCPNCGGLARPNILMFGDWGWVPHRSQAQLDELTAWRRTQQRLVVVEIGAGTAVPTVRRQAELASAASGALVRINPREPEVRHGRGVSLPMNALEALTALRAAIGRTS, encoded by the coding sequence GTGACCGCGGACAGCGCCTCCATCGAGAGAGCCGCCGAGCTGATCGCCGGCGCGGACGCGGTGCTCGTCTGCGCCGGCGCCGGCATCGGCGTCGACTCCGGGCTGCCGGACTTCCGCGGCACCGAGGGCTTCTGGCGGGCCTACCCGCCGTACGAGCGGCTCGGGCTGAAGTTCGAGGAGATCGCCGACCCGGTGCACTTCGCCGACGACCCCGCGCTGGCGTGGGGTTTCTACGGCCACCGGCTCGCGCTGTACCGCTCGACCGTGCCGCACGAGGGCTTCGAGGTCCTGCGCTCGTGGGATGCCCGCATCTTCACGTCCAATGTGGACGGTCAGTTCCAGAAGGCCGGCCTCACCGACGTGGCCGAGGTGCACGGGTCGATCCACCACGCGCAGTGCGTGGAACCGTGCACCGACGACATCTGGGAGTGCTCGTTCGACGTCGCGGTGGACCCGGAGTCGATGCGCGCGCTCGACCCGTTGCCGACCTGCCCGAACTGCGGCGGCCTGGCCAGGCCCAACATCCTGATGTTCGGCGACTGGGGCTGGGTGCCGCACCGCAGCCAGGCCCAGCTCGACGAGCTGACGGCGTGGCGGCGGACGCAGCAGCGGCTCGTGGTGGTCGAGATCGGTGCCGGGACCGCGGTGCCGACCGTGCGGCGGCAGGCGGAGCTCGCCAGTGCCGCCTCCGGTGCGCTGGTCAGGATCAACCCGCGCGAGCCGGAGGTCAGGCACGGCAGGGGCGTCTCGTTGCCGATGAACGCCCTCGAAGCACTCACGGCACTTCGTGCCGCGATCGGTCGCACGTCCTGA
- a CDS encoding endonuclease/exonuclease/phosphatase family protein, giving the protein MDTRIELRQPKSGFTTFVLVVCAIAFVAVALLRLLGIDGTRHMIATTALTPYLTVAGLLIGLFALLRRRWVVGLTMTLVAIVLVANVVPRAFSDPRPNVVGQEVRLMTSNFLVGKADAEFVVGQVRDRRIDILAMQELSPAMVRDLERAGLDQVLPNRVFIPEPGGSGSGIASRFPLTKRDLTPPGTLQQAGASVDVPGAQDIEVVSVHPLPPVVNQGPEAWQRELAGLPSPDSTGSMRVLAGDFNATLDHVGMTRLLNKGYVDAADQVGKGLVHTWPSQSGIWPPPVTIDHVLVDPRCPVDTVDVFDVPGSDHRALVTQFVVPR; this is encoded by the coding sequence GTGGACACCAGGATCGAGCTGAGGCAGCCCAAGAGCGGTTTCACGACGTTCGTGCTGGTCGTCTGCGCCATCGCGTTCGTGGCGGTGGCGTTGTTGCGGCTGCTGGGCATCGACGGCACCCGGCACATGATCGCCACCACGGCCCTGACGCCGTACCTGACGGTGGCGGGGTTGCTCATCGGGTTGTTCGCGCTGTTGCGCAGGCGGTGGGTCGTCGGGCTGACGATGACGCTGGTGGCGATCGTGCTCGTCGCGAACGTGGTGCCGCGGGCGTTCTCGGACCCGCGGCCGAACGTGGTCGGGCAGGAGGTCCGGTTGATGACCTCGAACTTCCTCGTCGGCAAGGCGGACGCGGAGTTCGTGGTCGGGCAGGTCAGGGACCGCCGGATCGACATCCTGGCGATGCAGGAGCTGTCGCCCGCGATGGTGCGGGACCTCGAACGCGCCGGGCTCGACCAGGTGCTGCCGAACCGGGTGTTCATCCCCGAGCCGGGCGGGTCGGGTTCCGGGATCGCGTCGAGGTTTCCGCTGACCAAGCGGGATCTCACGCCTCCTGGCACGTTGCAGCAGGCCGGGGCGTCGGTGGACGTGCCGGGGGCGCAGGACATCGAGGTCGTGTCGGTGCACCCGTTGCCGCCGGTGGTCAACCAGGGGCCGGAGGCGTGGCAGCGGGAGCTGGCCGGGTTGCCGAGTCCCGACTCCACGGGCTCGATGCGGGTGCTCGCCGGCGACTTCAACGCCACCCTCGACCACGTCGGCATGACGCGGTTGCTCAACAAGGGCTACGTCGACGCCGCGGACCAGGTCGGCAAGGGGCTCGTGCACACGTGGCCGAGCCAGAGCGGGATCTGGCCGCCGCCGGTCACGATCGACCACGTGCTGGTGGACCCGCGGTGCCCGGTCGACACGGTGGACGTGTTCGACGTTCCCGGCAGCGACCACCGCGCGCTGGTCACGCAGTTCGTGGTGCCTCGCTAG
- a CDS encoding 2'-5' RNA ligase family protein: MHALVAFFDDDADKKIRDLQRRIGAQHDHPPHLTYAVATTIGPKVRKELREDLERLWLPDLWLHNLSTFSTVDNVLMLAAVVDAELLAVHSAIHDVLAGKVKNPNAYYLPGSWVPHCTLVHGVGEAAIKTAFAEVFPVEPIRAKVREVSVVDTQTGEIDVLKKASTAPR; the protein is encoded by the coding sequence ATGCACGCGCTGGTGGCGTTCTTCGACGACGACGCGGACAAGAAGATCCGCGACCTCCAACGGCGCATCGGCGCGCAGCACGACCACCCGCCGCACCTCACCTACGCCGTGGCCACGACCATCGGCCCCAAGGTGCGCAAGGAGCTGCGCGAGGACCTCGAACGGCTCTGGCTGCCGGACCTGTGGCTGCACAACCTCAGCACGTTCTCCACGGTCGACAACGTGCTGATGCTCGCCGCCGTGGTGGACGCCGAGCTGCTCGCCGTCCACTCGGCGATCCACGACGTGCTCGCGGGCAAGGTGAAGAACCCGAACGCCTACTACCTGCCGGGCAGCTGGGTCCCGCACTGCACGCTCGTGCACGGTGTCGGCGAGGCGGCGATCAAGACCGCGTTCGCCGAGGTCTTCCCCGTCGAGCCGATCCGCGCGAAGGTCCGCGAGGTGTCGGTCGTGGACACTCAGACCGGCGAGATCGACGTGCTCAAGAAGGCCTCCACGGCACCGCGGTAG
- a CDS encoding M1 family metallopeptidase: MKARPYLVALVLLVLVAGLVVVLRTPTGDPAGQGKTSPQAAVEAGAGAGDAYYPTDGNSGYDVTLYDLAINYDPGTKQLNGVATITATATDDLARFNLDLEGLTVSDVKVGGQPAKFTQEGDHELVITPSAPVAKGRPFLTLVTYGGKPTTIDDASLGRSGWQVSSTGGAFAAGQPHSATTWFPANDTPRDKAALKLAARVPDGWSVVSNGVEGTGLRGDGWTTYTWQEDTPLATYLVTVAIDKWEIVRSQLPDGKPVIDAYAPGTAAAKKPIQARLPEVLALLEKKFGPYPQRAAGSIWVADQIGFSLETQTRPIYAAWADLETVVHENAHQWFGDSVTLQNWADICLNECLASYAQWLWAEHEGENLDDRYRREMEDRRDSSRFWSPKLYDMGQGNEFRGVYDKGILAVHALRKQVGDEVFFKALQNWTAQHRDGNASWPQFEDHFKKASGQQLDGFFKAWFRDSGIPEDQYLLPSALRR; encoded by the coding sequence ATGAAGGCCCGTCCGTACCTCGTCGCCCTCGTGTTGCTGGTGCTCGTCGCCGGTCTGGTGGTCGTGCTGCGCACGCCGACCGGTGACCCGGCCGGGCAGGGGAAGACCTCACCGCAGGCCGCCGTGGAGGCGGGTGCCGGTGCGGGTGACGCGTACTACCCGACGGACGGCAACAGCGGCTACGACGTCACCCTCTACGACCTGGCGATCAACTACGACCCCGGCACGAAGCAGCTGAACGGCGTCGCGACGATCACCGCGACCGCGACGGACGACCTGGCCAGGTTCAACCTCGACCTCGAGGGCCTGACGGTCAGCGACGTGAAGGTCGGCGGCCAGCCGGCGAAGTTCACGCAGGAGGGCGACCACGAGCTCGTCATCACGCCCTCCGCCCCGGTCGCGAAGGGCAGGCCGTTCCTCACGCTCGTCACCTACGGCGGCAAGCCGACCACGATCGACGACGCCTCGCTCGGCCGCAGCGGCTGGCAGGTCTCGTCCACCGGCGGGGCGTTCGCCGCAGGTCAGCCGCACTCCGCGACGACGTGGTTCCCCGCCAACGACACGCCGCGCGACAAGGCCGCGCTCAAGCTCGCCGCGCGCGTCCCGGACGGCTGGTCGGTCGTCTCCAACGGCGTCGAGGGCACCGGGCTGCGCGGTGACGGCTGGACCACCTACACCTGGCAGGAGGACACCCCGCTGGCGACGTACCTGGTCACGGTGGCCATCGACAAGTGGGAGATCGTCCGCTCGCAGCTGCCGGACGGCAAGCCGGTGATCGACGCCTACGCGCCGGGTACGGCCGCGGCGAAGAAGCCCATCCAGGCCCGGCTGCCCGAGGTGCTCGCGTTGCTGGAGAAGAAGTTCGGCCCGTACCCGCAGCGCGCGGCCGGCAGCATCTGGGTCGCCGACCAGATCGGGTTCTCGCTGGAGACCCAGACCCGGCCGATCTACGCGGCGTGGGCAGACCTGGAGACCGTCGTGCACGAGAACGCCCACCAGTGGTTCGGCGACTCGGTGACGTTGCAGAACTGGGCGGACATCTGCCTGAACGAGTGTCTGGCGTCGTACGCGCAGTGGCTGTGGGCCGAGCACGAGGGCGAGAACCTCGACGACCGCTACCGCCGCGAGATGGAGGACAGGCGCGACAGCTCCCGGTTCTGGTCGCCGAAGCTCTACGACATGGGGCAGGGCAACGAGTTCCGCGGCGTGTACGACAAGGGCATCCTCGCGGTGCACGCGCTGCGCAAGCAGGTCGGCGACGAGGTGTTCTTCAAGGCGCTGCAGAACTGGACCGCGCAGCACCGCGACGGCAACGCGTCCTGGCCGCAGTTCGAGGACCACTTCAAGAAGGCGTCGGGGCAGCAGCTCGACGGGTTCTTCAAGGCGTGGTTCCGCGACTCGGGCATTCCGGAAGATCAGTACCTGCTGCCCTCGGCCCTGCGACGCTAG